The Candidatus Beckwithbacteria bacterium sequence TTTTTTCAACCTCTTCTTAAAATGCTATTTTTACCAATCAATATTATTACTTTGGGTATGTTTAAGTGGCTGATTACCAGCTCTCACCTGATTATTACGGCTCTGATTTTAGAAACTATTTATTTTCGGCCTTTTAGCTATGGGCATTTTAGCCTCTTGGGACTTACTATTCCGGATGGAGAAATCAATATTATTTTTTCAGTAATTTTAGCGACAATCTTATATCGCTATATCCGCAAAATTATTACCTTCCTAACCTAAGCTCTTTTGATTCTAGTACTGTCAGTATAAACGGCTTGATAACGCTTTTACGTTTAATAGTTAAAACTTGCGGGTAATATAGGAAAATAACCGGACTTTCTTCCATAAAAAACTTTTGAAAATCATAGTAAATTTCTTTGCGCTTTTTTTGGTCAAGTTCTTTACGGCCATCTTCCAAAAGTTTATCAATTCTGGGGTTTTGCAAATTAATAAAGTTGTTATCTTGGGTTGAATGCCACAAACTGTATTGATCTGGATCAGGTGGAATTTCCTGCGAAGCCAGTAATACCTGATAATCCTCTGATAAGCTGTTGATAATTTTGACATCAACATGAA is a genomic window containing:
- a CDS encoding phage holin family protein — its product is MLDFFRKTAKRWFRNILTLMVLAYIFPGFVMPFEPKTILLAASVLLIIQMFFQPLLKMLFLPINIITLGMFKWLITSSHLIITALILETIYFRPFSYGHFSLLGLTIPDGEINIIFSVILATILYRYIRKIITFLT